The following are encoded together in the Nicotiana tabacum cultivar K326 unplaced genomic scaffold, ASM71507v2 Un00001, whole genome shotgun sequence genome:
- the LOC107772409 gene encoding zinc finger BED domain-containing protein RICESLEEPER 2 isoform X2 — translation MQEKFKKYRGELEKMNKIIFIASVLDPRNKFEYVSLALEKLFGEKKGKKINAEVYAYMNSLFEEYSTGSCPQSPSSSTSSNNTSNTSSGSVITVSLIRTKLHLKKQKEDNGSGGAKSELDKYISEEQEPFSEEFDILSWWEIHALRFPILSELARDVLAIKISSVASECAFSTGGRILDSFRSSLTPKCVQVLVCVQDWLREEKNPISVEEDLEYLEELKLGSSEIMPRAPKVRFHIWEHFEVKEDNGEVRKVKCKQCGPVYNFIQRGMAHIV, via the exons AtgcaagaaaagttcaagaagtaTCGGGGTGAGCttgaaaagatgaataaaataatttttattgcttCCGTCTTGGATCCACGTAACAAATTTGAATATGTTAGCCTTGCACTTGAAAAGCTTTTTGGGgagaaaaaagggaagaaaataaatgcTGAGGTGTATGCTTATATGAATTCTTTGTTTGAAGAGTATTCAACTGGATCTTGTCCTCAATCTCCATCTAGTTCTACTTCATCTAATAACACATCTAATACATCTAGTGGGAGTGTTATAACTGTATCATTAATAAGGACGAAGCTTCACttgaagaaacaaaaggaagacAATGGAAGTGGGGGTGCTAAATCGGAGTTGGATAAATACATTAGTGAAGAACAAGAGCCTTTTAGTGAAGAATTTGATATCTTAAGTTGGTGGGAAATACATGCTCTTAGATTTCCTATTCTTTCGGAGTTGGCTCGTGATGTGTTGGCCATTAAAATTTCTAGTGTGGCGTCGGAATGTGCGTTTAGCACCGGTGGCcgtattcttgattcatttaggagttcattgactcctaaATGTGTGCAAGTTCTTGTTTGTGTTCAAGATTGGCTTAGAGAAGAGAAGAATCCTATTAGTGTTGAAGAAGACTTAGAGTATCTTGAGGAACTCAAACTTG gtTCAAGTGAAATCATGCCCCGTGCTCCTAAAGTACGCTTTCATatttgggaacactttgaggtgaAAGAAGATAACGGAGAAGTTCGCAAAGTAAAGTGCAAGCAATGTGGTCCAGTCTATAATTTCATCCAAAGAGGGATGGCACATATTGTTTAA
- the LOC107772409 gene encoding zinc finger BED domain-containing protein RICESLEEPER 2 isoform X1 has protein sequence MCLISEDEHLRKIAERMQEKFKKYRGELEKMNKIIFIASVLDPRNKFEYVSLALEKLFGEKKGKKINAEVYAYMNSLFEEYSTGSCPQSPSSSTSSNNTSNTSSGSVITVSLIRTKLHLKKQKEDNGSGGAKSELDKYISEEQEPFSEEFDILSWWEIHALRFPILSELARDVLAIKISSVASECAFSTGGRILDSFRSSLTPKCVQVLVCVQDWLREEKNPISVEEDLEYLEELKLGSSEIMPRAPKVRFHIWEHFEVKEDNGEVRKVKCKQCGPVYNFIQRGMAHIV, from the exons ATGTGTTTAATTAGTGAGGATGAGCATTTGAGAAAAATAGCTGAGCGGAtgcaagaaaagttcaagaagtaTCGGGGTGAGCttgaaaagatgaataaaataatttttattgcttCCGTCTTGGATCCACGTAACAAATTTGAATATGTTAGCCTTGCACTTGAAAAGCTTTTTGGGgagaaaaaagggaagaaaataaatgcTGAGGTGTATGCTTATATGAATTCTTTGTTTGAAGAGTATTCAACTGGATCTTGTCCTCAATCTCCATCTAGTTCTACTTCATCTAATAACACATCTAATACATCTAGTGGGAGTGTTATAACTGTATCATTAATAAGGACGAAGCTTCACttgaagaaacaaaaggaagacAATGGAAGTGGGGGTGCTAAATCGGAGTTGGATAAATACATTAGTGAAGAACAAGAGCCTTTTAGTGAAGAATTTGATATCTTAAGTTGGTGGGAAATACATGCTCTTAGATTTCCTATTCTTTCGGAGTTGGCTCGTGATGTGTTGGCCATTAAAATTTCTAGTGTGGCGTCGGAATGTGCGTTTAGCACCGGTGGCcgtattcttgattcatttaggagttcattgactcctaaATGTGTGCAAGTTCTTGTTTGTGTTCAAGATTGGCTTAGAGAAGAGAAGAATCCTATTAGTGTTGAAGAAGACTTAGAGTATCTTGAGGAACTCAAACTTG gtTCAAGTGAAATCATGCCCCGTGCTCCTAAAGTACGCTTTCATatttgggaacactttgaggtgaAAGAAGATAACGGAGAAGTTCGCAAAGTAAAGTGCAAGCAATGTGGTCCAGTCTATAATTTCATCCAAAGAGGGATGGCACATATTGTTTAA
- the LOC107772409 gene encoding zinc finger BED domain-containing protein RICESLEEPER 2 isoform X3, whose product MCLISEDEHLRKIAERMQEKFKKYRGELEKMNKIIFIASVLDPRNKFEYVSLALEKLFGEKKGKKINAEVYAYMNSLFEEYSTGSCPQSPSSSTSSNNTSNTSSGSVITVSLIRTKLHLKKQKEDNGSGGAKSELDKYISEEQEPFSEEFDILSWWEIHALRFPILSELARDVLAIKISSVASECAFSTGGRILDSFRSSLTPKCVQVLVCVQDWLREEKNPISVEEDLEYLEELKLDMENNGSTTSFV is encoded by the exons ATGTGTTTAATTAGTGAGGATGAGCATTTGAGAAAAATAGCTGAGCGGAtgcaagaaaagttcaagaagtaTCGGGGTGAGCttgaaaagatgaataaaataatttttattgcttCCGTCTTGGATCCACGTAACAAATTTGAATATGTTAGCCTTGCACTTGAAAAGCTTTTTGGGgagaaaaaagggaagaaaataaatgcTGAGGTGTATGCTTATATGAATTCTTTGTTTGAAGAGTATTCAACTGGATCTTGTCCTCAATCTCCATCTAGTTCTACTTCATCTAATAACACATCTAATACATCTAGTGGGAGTGTTATAACTGTATCATTAATAAGGACGAAGCTTCACttgaagaaacaaaaggaagacAATGGAAGTGGGGGTGCTAAATCGGAGTTGGATAAATACATTAGTGAAGAACAAGAGCCTTTTAGTGAAGAATTTGATATCTTAAGTTGGTGGGAAATACATGCTCTTAGATTTCCTATTCTTTCGGAGTTGGCTCGTGATGTGTTGGCCATTAAAATTTCTAGTGTGGCGTCGGAATGTGCGTTTAGCACCGGTGGCcgtattcttgattcatttaggagttcattgactcctaaATGTGTGCAAGTTCTTGTTTGTGTTCAAGATTGGCTTAGAGAAGAGAAGAATCCTATTAGTGTTGAAGAAGACTTAGAGTATCTTGAGGAACTCAAACTTG ATATGGAAAATAATGGAAGCACTACTAGCTTTGTTTAA